In a single window of the Nicotiana tomentosiformis chromosome 10, ASM39032v3, whole genome shotgun sequence genome:
- the LOC138900404 gene encoding uncharacterized protein yields MEDLMKTFIVKIDERLDAHDAAIKELSTSFRRLEKQVGHLATLMSERAPGTLSADTERNPKETMMVVTLRSGQVLKYHTPIQNEVNFEKESEKKLKGDVDKKNKSPMKTKKKKKEKSRMAEHDESKHMSALPFPQKPRREKLDKQFERFLNVLKQVHVNLPFTKVLSQMLAYAKFLKEILTKKRKIEETLVVKITEHCSAILQNKLPQKKLEMEIGEIRSAPISLQLADQTTLIHEGIVEDVLVRVDKFVFPMDFIVVNMEENKEAPLILGRPFLATGRAILDIHERKLMLRVGEETVIFEMDVEIEVKREKLAASVVWKVKGEKDKAAVSEKDKCGVYPKKTEKKLSAWMCALVWARGMEPNFNSNPD; encoded by the exons ATGGAAGATCTTATGAAGACCTTCATTGTCAAGATAGATGAGAGGCTTGATGCCCATGatgcagctatcaaagaattgaGTACATCTTTTCGAAGACTGGAAAAACAGGTTGGGCACTTAGCTACTCTAATGTCGGAGAGAGCCCCAGGAACACTTTccgctgatactgagagaaatccaaAAGAAACAATGATGgttgtaactctgagaagtgggcaagtgttgaaataTCATACCCCGATCCAAAATGAGGTGAACTTTGAAAAAGAAAGTGAGAAGAAGCTGAAGggtgatgttgataaaaagaataAAAGCCCGATGAAaactaagaaaaagaagaaagaaaaatcaagaatGGCGGAACATGATGAGAGCAAGCATATGTCTGcgctaccttttccccaaaagccaAGGCgagaaaagttggacaagcagtttgagagatttctaaatgtgctgaaacaggttcatgtaaacctaccattcacaaaagtgctctcacaaatgctggcttatgccaagttcttgaaggagattctgacaaagaagaggaaaatagaagaGACCTTAGTGGTCAAGATCACggagcattgcagtgcaatattgcaaaacaaactcccacaaaa gaaactggagatggagattggagagataaggtctgcaccaatatctttgcagctggcagaccaaacgactctaATACACGAGGGAATagttgaagatgtcttagttcgggtagataagtttgtatttcctatgGATTTCATAGTGGTTAATATGGAAGAGAACAAGGAggcccccctcatcctaggaagaccattcctagcaacgggtagagcaatattagatatacatgagagaaaactcatgcttagagtgggcgaGGAGACTGTGATTTTTGAGATGGATGTAGAAATAGAGGTAAAAAGGGAGAAGCTAGCTGCTAGTGTTGTGTGGAAAGTGAAAGGCGAGAAAGACAAGGCTGCAGTGAGCgaaaaagataagtgtggggtgtaccccaagaaaaccgagaagaagttgtctgcatggatgtgtgcattagtttgGGCGCGAGGGATGGAGCCCAACTTCAATTCAAACCCCGATTAG
- the LOC104116974 gene encoding transcription factor MYB62-like, with protein MSKGIVIMSNNSSNEDDQFELRRGPWTLEEDNLLIHCISSNGEGRWNALAKCAGLKRTGKSCRLRWLNYLKPDIKRGNLTPQEQLLILELHSKWGNRWSKIAQHLPGRTDNEIKNYWRTRVQKQARQLKVDSNSKKFVEAIKSLWMPRLLEKMEQSSSIEKHNPSLITPLINNQEPYDKAKTSSFENSRIYSTDSMNMLKLQPNEMTQDFTIYNNSVQNECYHVESLSQQPHFSSQEMSISECEVAEAHWFSDEMAAASLWNMDEFWQFRKLGDIDI; from the exons ATGAGCAAAGGCATAGTAATTATGAGTAATAATTCCTCAAATGAAGATGATCAATTTGAGCTAAGAAGAGGGCCATGGACTCTTGAGGAAGATAATCTTCTTATTCATTGTATTTCTAGCAATGGTGAAGGTCGTTGGAATGCCTTAGCCAAATGTGCTG GATTGAAGAGAACAGGGAAAAGCTGTAGACTAAGGTGGCTGAATTACTTGAAACCTGATATTAaacgtggaaaccttaccccacaagAACAACTCTTAATCCTTGAACTTCACTCCAAATGGGGAAACAG GTGGTCAAAAATTGCACAACATCTACCAGGAAGAACAGATAATGAAATCAAGAACTACTGGAGAACAAGGGTGCAAAAACAAGCAAGACAACTCAAGGTTGATTCAAATAGCAAAAAATTTGTTGAAGCAATCAAGAGTCTTTGGATGCCAAGATTACTTGAAAAAATGGAGCAATCTTCCTCCATtgaaaaacataatccttcactaATTACTCCCTTAATCAACAATCAAGAACCTTATGATAAGGCAAAAACAAGCTCATTTGAGAATTCAAGAATATATTCAACAGATTCAATGAATATGTTGAAGCTGCAGCCTAATGAGATGACACAAGATTTCACTATCTACAATAATTCAGTACAAAATGAGTGTTACCATGTGGAAAGCTTAAGTCAGCAGCCACATTTTTCATCTCAAGAAATGTCAATTTCAGAGTGTGAGGTGGCAGAAGCTCATTGGTTTAGTGATGAAATGGCTGCAGCATCATTGTGGAACATGGATGAGTTTTGGCAATTCAGAAAGCTAGGAGATATAGACATCTAA
- the LOC104116975 gene encoding glutamine--tRNA ligase: protein MVKEEDSKTLELFLKIGLDEKTAKNTLANNKVTTNLTAVIHEAAVTDGCDRTVGNLIYTVATKFPANALNHRPTLLQYIVSTKIKTPAQLEAAFTFLAATASGNLNTQEFDEACGVGVEVSKDDIERAVSEVFEEKKANILEQRYRTNVGELFAHVRKKLPWADPKVVKEVIDVELYKLLGERTAADNEKPVKKKKEKPVKVEDKAKIEETPAPKPSEEELNPYSIFPSPEENYKVHTEIYFSDRPVLRACNSKELLEKHLKVTGQKVLTRFPPEPNGYLHIGHAKAMFVDFGLAKERGGGCYLRFDDTNPEAEKKEYIDHIKEIVGWMGWEPYKITHTSDYFQDLYELAVELIRKGHAYVDHQTPEEVKEYRERKMNSPWRDRPIEESLRLFDEMKKGMINEGKATLRMKQDMQSDNFNMYDLIAYRIKFTPHPHAGDKWCIYPSYDYAHCIVDSLENITHSLCTLEFETRRASYYWLLDALGLYQPFVWEYSRLNVSNTVMSKRKLNRLVTEKWVDGWDDPRLMTLAGLRRRGVTSTAINAFVRGIGITRSDCSMIHLSRLEYHIREELNKTAPRTMVVLNPLKVVITNLEAGLVTDLDAKKWPEAPANDASSFYKVPFSRVVYIERTDFRLKDSKDYFGLAPGKSVLLRYAYPIKCTDVILADDKETVLEIRAEYDPSKTIKPKGVLHWVAEPSPGVDPLKVEVRLFDRLFLSENPAELEDWLGDLNPESKVVIQNAYAVPLVRTAALGDRFQFERLGYFAVDQDSASEKLVFNRTVTLRDSYAKGGK from the exons ATGGTGAAGGAGGAGGATAGCAAAACTTTGGAGCTGTTCTTGAAAATTGGATTAGATGAAAAGACTGCCAAAAATACTTTGGCTAACAACAAAGTTACCACTAATCTTACTGCCGTTATTCACGAA GCAGCTGTGACTGATGGTTGTGACCGTACTGTAGGCAACCTGATATACACG GTTGCTACAAAGTTTCCAGCCAATGCACTTAACCACCGGCCCACATTGCTTCAGTACATTGTATCAACAAAG ATTAAAACCCCTGCACAGTTAGAAGCGGCATTCACCTTTCTTGCTGCAACCGCCTCTGGAAATTTGAACACCCAAGAATTTGATGAGGCTTGTGGTGTTG GGGTTGAGGTATCCAAGGATGACATTGAACGTGCTGTCAGTGAGGTCTTTGAGGAGAAGAAGGCCAATATATTAGAGCAGCGTTATAGAACAAATG TTGGTGAACTCTTTGCTCACGTTCGGAAGAAGTTGCCATGGGCTGATCCGAAAGTAGTCAAG GAAGTAATAGATGTGGAGCTGTATAAATTACTTGGGGAAAGAACTGCAGCAGATAATGAAAAGCCtgtaaaaaagaagaaagagaagccAGTGAAAGTTGAG GATAAGGCAAAAATCGAGGAGACCCCTGCACCGAAGCCGTCTGAAGAAGAACTGAATCCATATTCAATCTTCCCCTCTCCTGAGGAAAATTACAAG GTGCATACAGAAATATATTTCAGTGACAGGCCTGTGCTTCGAGCTTGCAATTCCAAGGAACTACTTGAAAAACATTTGAAAGTGACTGGACAAAAAGTTTTAACACGTTTTCCACCTGAACCTAATGGATATTTGCACATTGGACATGCAAAG GCTATGTTTGTGGACTTTGGTCTGGCCAAAGAAAGAGGTGGTGGCTGTTACTTGAG GTTTGATGATACCAACCCTGAAGCTGAGAAGAAAGAGTACATCGATCATATCAAAGAAATTGTAGGGTGGATGGGATGGGAGCCTTACAAG ATAACTCACACTAGTGATTATTTCCAAGACCTTTATGAGCTAGCTGTAGAGCTGATAAGAAAAGGTCATGCATATGTTGACCACCAG ACACCTGAAGAGGTAAAAGAATATCGGGAGAGAAAGATGAACAGCCCTTGGAGAGATAGGCCTATAGAAGAGTCCTTAAGATTGTTTGATGAAATGAAGAAGGGGATGATTAATGAAGGCAAGGCGACATTGAGGATGAAACAGGACATGCAGAGTGATAATTTCAATATGTATGACCTTATTGCATACCGTATCAAG TTCACTCCTCATCCACATGCAGGGGATAAATGGTGCATCTACCCCAGTTATGATTATGCCCATTGTATTGTTGATTCTTTGGAAAATATCACTCATTCG CTTTGCACCCTGGAGTTTGAAACCCGCCGTGCATCATATTACTGGTTACTGGATGCACTAGGCCTTTACCAGCCTTTTGTTTGGGAGTACTCACGGTTGAATGTGTCAAATACTGTGATGTCAAAGCGTAAA TTGAACCGTCTTGTAACAGAGAAATGGGTTGACGGCTGGGATGATCCTCGTCTCATGACATTAGCAGGATTGCGACGTAGAGGGGTAACTTCAACAGCAATTAATGCTTTTGTTCGTGGGATTGGAATAACTAGAAG TGACTGTAGTATGATACACCTTAGTCGCCTTGAATACCATATAAGAGAAGAACTAAATAAAACAGCTCCTAGAACAATGGTTGTGCTAAATCCCCTTAAG GTTGTCATCACAAACCTTGAAGCTGGCTTAGTAACGGATCTAGATGCAAAGAAATGGCCTGAAGCTCCAGCTAATGATGCTTCGTCATTTTATAAG GTCCCCTTTTCTAGAGTTGTGTACATTGAACGTACAGATTTTAGATTAAAAGATTCTAAAGATTATTTTGGCCTTGCTCCTGGAAAATCTGTCTTACTAAG GTATGCATACCCGATAAAATGTACAGATGTAATTCTTGCTGATGACAAAGAGACGGTTCTTGAGATTCGGGCAGAGTATGATCCGTCTAAGACGATCAAGCCTAAG GGTGTTCTTCATTGGGTTGCAGAACCTTCACCTGGGGTTGATCCACTTAAGGTGGAGGTCCGGCTATTTGACAGGCTCTTCCTCTCCGAg AATCCCGCCGAACTCGAAGACTGGCTTGGTGATTTGAACCCTGAGTCTAAAGTGGTGATACAAAATGCTTATGCTGTGCCCTTAGTTAGGACGGCTGCTCTTGGAGACAGATTTCAGTTTGAAAGGCTCG GGTATTTTGCTGTTGACCAGGATTCCGCTTCTGAGAAACTGGTCTTCAATCGGACCGTCACGCTGCGTGATAGCTATGCCAAGGGTGGAAAATGA